From Triticum aestivum cultivar Chinese Spring chromosome 4A, IWGSC CS RefSeq v2.1, whole genome shotgun sequence, a single genomic window includes:
- the LOC123088658 gene encoding putative disease resistance protein RGA1, translated as MAMALAIFNEYAGVLSNVNACREFFSWTASVITATRSSRNTSELPCQDKAAALRQAEEEIERLGNAIWELTTSMPKMLELIDQVEFLSHKEHVAALLPGIKAAVYDGEDLFDEFDCDALKLKVERSKNLCPDRLHDTCLEFYDTVKSNDQIRKVNRIHKNLEHIHKQCRHMRLHKAPLKFDKSIRPETTSNFNEPKMFGREEELKNLVAALGVVRAPKRARTEIEERMTELPVFSIVGMGGVGKTTMAQQICKHTDVNKHFGPENIIWTCVSYDFDRKRLTREIIESLGGDASSNNLNVLMGKLEGHVKSKKFLLVLDDVWDDILKDHGAEWNSLCASLKYGAEGSRILVTTRSRGVAKLVGPMNSYELKGLQDKVFWDFFKACAFGSVSSCNNRESLECIGKEIVPKLKGSPLAARTIGRLLAVDLPTEHWEYIMESELWKIEQKEFDILPALRLSYMCLPHKLKRCFSICAIFPKDYKFRRDFLADIWIAQGYVEGPQEASMCFDALANRSFFQKASPHIDEYVIHDLMHDMAQLVSADECFIIKHARDLDNVPSNVRHLSILTNGEVRCSELKSICNKKKLRTLICDESFSSAEDFEPVINCWFKELLKIRVLSIKLSSVVQLPESMGNSKHLRYLRLLGSSTSCTFPSSACRLHRLKVVEGGSCLIQRFPPDFSDAISLQKINSKGFDYNKDHSGKLCLNWPDSQIPETVKMMENQMEVLPHLDLQHLSVNGYGGESCPSWLRPNLLPMLRSLEFHKCDNLKSTSFFVPLEGSVDNTASSDNHNRLEELVIKACAQINWQGLVVLPTSLRRLTLDKSGNFMDHFVSCFLDLTSLTHLCIIRCESLTSIPLHLWRSNLPSLEELYIDSCDNLTSIVSEASSNSDVKGFSSLAKIRIERCPKLLGMDELLKRDCVPGVKTIWVFFCGELMSLCVDRLEGLEDLLIIGCHFKLDSRRVMILPSSLKNLRVGCCEGIECINLANSNMASSAPVLEELSITSCPGLQSIGGAAAVDKIKKVNIRWCPELNEIQQPLCRCLVGTADAENWHEKYGEEVRPA; from the exons ATGGCCATGGCTTTGGCAATATTCAATGAGTATGCTGGGGTGCTTTCAAACGTCAATGCATGTCGTGAATTCTTCAGCTGGACGGCATCAGTCATAACGGCCACTCGTTCTTCACGGAACACCTCAGAGTTGCCATGCCAAGACAAGGCAGCTGCTCTACGACAGGCTGAAGAGGAAATTGAGCGGCTGGGGAATGCTATTTGGGAGCTAACGACATCAATGCCCAAGATGCTTGAGCTCATTGATCAGGTCGAGTTTCTAAGCCATAAGGAACATGTGGCTGCTCTCCTCCCGGGTATCAAGGCTGCAGTGTATGATGGAGAGGACCTGTTTGATGAGTTTGATTGTGATGCACTCAAGTTAAAGGTTGAACGCAGCAAGAATTTGTGTCCAGATCGATTGCATGACACCTGTTTGGAATTCTATGACACGGTCAAATCCAATGATCAGATCAGGAAAGTCAACAGAATTCATAAAAATCTAGAACATATCCATAAGCAGTGCAGGCATATGCGCTTGCACAAAGCACCACTGAAGTTTGATAAGTCAATTAGGCCAGAAACAACTTCCAACTTTAATGAGCCAAAAATGTTTGGCCGGGAAGAAGAACTGAAGAACTTGGTGGCAGCACTAGGAGTTGTTCGTGCACCAAAGAGAGCAAGGACTGAAATCGAAGAGAGAATGACAGAGCTGCCTGTGTTTTCAATTGTTGGCATGGGAGGTGTCGGAAAGACAACAATGGCCCAACAAATCTGCAAGCATACAGATGTGAATAAGCACTTTGGCCCCGAAAATATAATCTGGACATGCGTTTCATATGATTTTGACAGAAAAAGGTTAACAAGAGAGATTATAGAGTCCCTGGGTGGAGATGCATCATCTAATAATCTGAATGTTCTTATGGGTAAACTAGAAGGCCATGTCAAGTCCAAAAAGTTCTTACTTGTCCTTGATGACGTGTGGGACGATATCTTGAAGGATCATGGGGCGGAATGGAACAGTTTGTGTGCGTCTTTGAAATATGGTGCTGAAGGAAGCAGGATTTTGGTCACCACTAGATCTCGTGGGGTTGCTAAGCTAGTTGGGCCTATGAATAGTTATGAGTTAAAGGGCTTGCAAGATAAGGTATTTTGGGATTTCTTCAAAGCCTGTGCATTTGGATCCGTCAGCTCTTGCAACAACCGGGAGTCATTGGAGTGCATTGGTAAAGAGATTGTTCCAAAGTTGAAGGGCTCCCCATTGGCTGCCAGGACCATTGGACGCTTGTTGGCAGTGGATTTACCTACAGAACACTGGGAATATATAATGGAAAGTGAACTCTGGAAAATAGAACAAAAGGAGTTTGACATTCTGCCGGCCCTTCGACTGAGCTATATGTGCCTACCGCATAAATTGAAGAGATGCTTCTCAATCTGTGCAATATTCCCCAAGGATTACAAATTTAGGAGGGATTTTCTAGCTGATATCTGGATTGCACAAGGATATGTGGAGGGGCCCCAAGAAGCCTCTATGTGCTTTGATGCCCTTGCAAATCGTTCATTCTTTCAGAAAGCATCACCAC ATATTGATGAGTATGTAATTCATGATCTGATGCATGATATGGCACAACTAGTCTCAGCTGATGAGTGCTTCATTATAAAGCATGCTAGGGACCTAGATAATGTTCCTTCAAATGTCCGCCATCTGTCAATATTGACAAACGGAGAAGTTCGATGTTCTGAATTGAAGAGCATATGCAACAAGAAAAAATTGAGGACCCTGATATGTGATGAATCATTTAGCAGTGCAGAAGATTTTGAGCCCGTGATAAACTGTTGGTTCAAGGAACTGTTGAAAATCCGTGTACTGAGTATTAAACTTTCCAGCGTAGTACAGCTACCAGAGAGCATGGGCAACTCAAAGCATCTGCGTTACCTTCGTCTTCTTGGAAGTTCAACTTCCTGCACATTTCCTTCATCGGCTTGTCGTCTGCATCGTCTCAAAGTGGTAGAGGGTGGTAGTTGTTTGATTCAAAGGTTTCCCCCAGACTTCAGTGATGCCATCAGCTTACAGAAAATCAATTCAAAGGGTTTTGATTATAACAAGGACCACTCTGGGAAACTCTGCCTAAATTGGCCCGATTCGCAAATTCCTGAGACGGTGAAGATGATGGAAAACCAGATGGAAGTATTACCTCACTTGGATCTCCAACATTTGAGTGTAAATGGTTACGGAGGTGAATCTTGTCCTAGCTGGCTCCGGCCCAACCTGCTGCCAATGTTGCGCTCCCTTGAATTTCATAAGTGTGATAACTTGAAAAGCACATCATTCTTTGTCCCGTTGGAGGGATCAGTTGACAATACAGCATCTTCAGACAACC ACAACCGTCTTGAAGAGTTAGTCATAAAAGCTTGTGCTCAAATCAATTGGCAAGGCTTGGTGGTCCTACCTACTTCTCTTAGAAGGCTAACCCTTGATAAATCAGGCAATTTTATGGATCACTTTGTGAGCTGCTTCCTTGACCTCACCTCCCTCACTCATTTGTGCATAATTCGCTGCGAGTCGTTGACATCTATTCCCCTGCATTTGTGGAGAAGCAATCTTCCATCCCTGGAGGAACTATATATTGATTCTTGCGACAATCTTACATCAATCGTCTCTGAAGCAAGTAGCAACAGCGATGTTAAAGGATTCTCATCCCTTGCCAAGATACGTATTGAGAGGTGCCCCAAATTACTCGGCATGGATGAATTGCTCAAGCGAGATTGTGTACCTGGCGTGAAGACCATTTGGGTTTTCTTTTGTGGAGAGTTGATGTCCCTCTGTGTTGATAGGCTCGAGGGGTTGGAAGATCTGCTAATTATAGGTTGTCATTTTAAGTTGGATTCGCGGAGGGTAATGATATTACCATCGTCTCTTAAGAATCTCCGTGTGGGGTGTTGTGAGGGCATAGAATGTATCAACCTCGCCAATAGCAACATGGCAAGTTCTGCACCGGTGCTGGAGGAACTCAGCATTACGTCCTGTCCAGGCCTCCAGTCCATTGGTGGTGCAGCAGCTGTTGATAAAATAAAGAAAGTGAATATAAGGTGGTGCCCCGAGCTCAACGAGATACAGCAGCCACTCTGCCGCTG CCTTGTTGGCACTGCTGATGCTGAAAATTGGCACGAGAAGTATGGGGAAGAGGTTCGACCGGCATAG